The Colletotrichum higginsianum IMI 349063 chromosome 2, whole genome shotgun sequence genome has a segment encoding these proteins:
- a CDS encoding A49-like RNA polymerase I associated factor gives MADANGRKRKRDLDGSSKSKKKLATEPSTVSVSSVLRPQLCPPVLASAPGVRLPNSIPFNPYVKQDALSGKRRQKAPAVSQDLVLHSSSHQTMDYTAREDGISDSQQALKHYVGIFDPKTGTLQVVEAKKMVVRGVARAKHAPEGAMRAPADNQSYYDLKKDLGQTFGTKKAKKAIESVALNAIDPNKTRDSAPKELDTASKAILREIGGVTATMASRDQLQAAVDEAKPVPRPNLEAEAIQDVYDPDEFIGREILAAVPVKDWIDPAKNGEEILCYSRHVASRVKKVADSGSVAKMRLLRYFYFLFTFYIMAAPGKQRGTKRVPPRDKLKERMSPAPQVVIEQIRRKFSDGGEMRKFHLDLLVTHCCAIACIIDNFEVDTSQLREDLRLDQKDINNYFYEIGAKVKQVATKEKGRPAHVAKLALPLNFPKLRSVAPKRR, from the exons ATGGCGGACGCAAACGGACGGAAGAGAAAgcgcgacctcgacggctCGTCCAAGTCTAAGAAGAAGTTGGCTACTGAGCCCTCAACAGTCTCCGTCTCGTCGGTCCTGAGACCCCAACTCTGCCCCCCAGTCCTAG CCTCTGCACCCGGAGTCCGGCTACCCAATAGCATCCCCTTCAACCCGTACGTCAAGCAAGATGCCTTGTCCGGCAAGCGGCGGCAGAAAGCCCCTGCGGTATCGCAGGACCTCGTCCTGCACTCATCCAGCCACCAGACGATGGACTACACGGCGAGAGAAGATGGCATCAGCGACAGCCAGCAGGCCTTGAAGCATTACGTGGGCATCTTTGACCCCAAGACGGGAACGCTCCAAGTGGTagaggcgaagaagatggtggtTCGTGGTGTGGCCAGAGCGAAGCATGCGCCGGAGGGGGCCATGAGAGCACCGGCCGACAACCAG AGCTACTACGACCTCAAAAAGGATCTCGGCCAGACGTTTGGTACGAAGAAGGCGAAAAAAGCCATCGAGTCCGTCGCCCTCAACGCCATCGACCCCAACAAGACCAGAGACAGCGCACCGAAAGAGCTCGATACCGCATCCAAGGCCATTCTGCGGGAAATCGGGGGCGTCACGGCGACAATGGCCTCGCGCGATCAGCTgcaggcggccgtcgacgaggccaagccCGTGCCCAGGCccaacctcgaggccgaagccatTCAGGATGTCTACGATCCCGACGAGTTTATCGGCCGCGAGATCCTCGCGGCGGTGCCTGTCAAAGACTGGATCGATCCGGCGAAGAACGGCGAGGAAATCTTGTGCTACTCGCGGCACGTGGCCTCGCGGGTCAAGAAGGTGGCCGACTCGGGCAGCGTCGCCAAGATGCGGCTGCTGCGTTACTTTTACTTCCTTTTCACCTTCTACatcatggcggcgccgggcaAGCAGCGTGGCACGAAGCGCGTGCCGCCTCGCGACAAGCTTAAGGAGCGCatgtcgccggcgccgcaggTCGTCATCGAGCAGATCCGCCGCAAGTTctcggacggcggcgagatGCGCAAGTTCcacctcgacctgctcgtgACGCACTGCTGCGCGATCGCGTGCATCATCGACAACTTCGAGGTCGACACGTCCCAGTTGCGCGAGGACCTGCGGCTCGACCAGAAGGACATAAACAACTATTTCTACGAGATCGGCGCAAAGGTGAAGCAGGTCGccaccaaggagaagggcagGCCCGCGCACGTCGCCAAGCTCGCGCTTCCGCTCAACTTCCCCAAGCTTCGATCAGTCGCACCGAAACGCCGTTAG